A single window of Chloracidobacterium thermophilum B DNA harbors:
- a CDS encoding class I SAM-dependent methyltransferase, whose product MNRLEALIRDRIIHHGPLPFRDFMALALYDPADGYYTTASHRIGRAGDFYTSSSIAGHFGKLLACQIQAIWQALGQPGDFTVVECGAGTGDLAADILTALATDAPHILHYLRYVIDEHSPAMRAAQAARLAAFREQVRWQTLDELSGTPVTGLIFSNELVDALPVHLLTCRRGQHLEGLVSVSQDQLCLVWGTPTRPQDFMAYLALGEIELAEDEQCEVALDALDWLTRAAAALGRGYLITIDYGDTGPHLSGRLTGTIRGFTRHRLAEDLLATPGQQDLTADVNFSALVNHGIRHGLRCVQLTRQADYLIQLGLLDRLAAATRPELGREALQERLALKHFLVPGGFGDRFKVLVQSKGSELPAGLPAPRSAFTGGWKAPAAVDE is encoded by the coding sequence ATGAACCGCCTGGAAGCCCTCATTCGTGACCGTATTATCCATCACGGCCCCCTGCCCTTTCGTGACTTCATGGCGCTGGCGCTCTACGATCCGGCAGACGGTTACTACACCACCGCCAGCCACCGCATCGGACGCGCTGGCGACTTCTACACCTCCAGCAGCATTGCGGGCCATTTCGGCAAACTGCTGGCGTGCCAGATACAGGCCATCTGGCAGGCCCTGGGGCAGCCGGGGGATTTCACGGTCGTCGAATGCGGCGCTGGTACGGGCGACCTGGCAGCCGACATTCTGACGGCGCTGGCGACGGACGCGCCCCACATCCTGCACTACCTGCGTTATGTCATTGACGAACACAGCCCCGCCATGCGGGCCGCCCAGGCGGCACGGCTGGCGGCTTTCCGGGAACAGGTCAGGTGGCAGACGCTGGATGAGCTGTCAGGCACTCCTGTCACCGGACTGATCTTCTCGAATGAACTTGTGGATGCCCTGCCGGTTCACCTGCTCACCTGCCGCCGGGGACAACATCTCGAAGGGCTGGTGTCAGTCAGCCAGGATCAGCTCTGTCTCGTCTGGGGAACGCCCACCCGCCCCCAGGACTTCATGGCTTACTTGGCCTTGGGTGAAATCGAGCTTGCTGAAGATGAGCAGTGCGAAGTCGCGCTGGACGCTTTGGACTGGCTCACCAGGGCCGCCGCAGCCTTGGGGCGGGGCTATCTCATCACCATTGACTACGGTGACACAGGCCCCCATCTGTCAGGGCGGCTAACCGGCACCATCCGGGGCTTCACGCGCCATCGCCTCGCTGAAGACCTCCTGGCCACTCCCGGCCAACAGGACCTCACCGCCGACGTTAACTTTTCGGCGCTGGTCAACCACGGTATCCGCCACGGTTTGCGATGCGTACAGTTGACGCGGCAGGCCGACTACCTCATCCAGCTTGGGCTGCTTGACCGGCTCGCTGCCGCAACCCGGCCGGAACTTGGACGGGAAGCGCTCCAGGAACGTCTGGCACTCAAGCACTTTCTCGTACCGGGGGGCTTTGGCGACCGGTTCAAGGTGCTTGTCCAAAGCAAGGGAAGTGAACTGCCAGCCGGCTTACCGGCCCCCCGGTCAGCTTTTACAGGCGGGTGGAAAGCTCCCGCAGCAGTGGATGAATGA
- the bchM gene encoding magnesium protoporphyrin IX methyltransferase yields MPSSYATAQDRIRHYFDTVGFEKWQRFARGEAQNRIQASIVAGREKTMATILAWGGNWQGRTVLDAGCGTGAFARRLVDAGACVTGVDISAREVQAARERVPEATFHEADFYGVTEVFDTIVCLDSLIYYEEDDLVQLLRHLGTHTREALYFTFTPSTAFFKVMHAVGKLFPKGNTSPAIAQIKARRLYARLAQETSLRVHRAVHISSSFYQTTLVELRPDELPSQ; encoded by the coding sequence ATGCCATCTTCATACGCGACGGCGCAGGATCGCATTCGCCACTACTTTGATACCGTTGGCTTTGAAAAATGGCAGCGTTTTGCGCGCGGTGAAGCGCAAAATCGGATTCAGGCGAGCATTGTCGCCGGTCGTGAGAAGACCATGGCCACGATTCTGGCGTGGGGCGGCAACTGGCAGGGGCGGACTGTTCTTGACGCAGGTTGCGGCACCGGCGCCTTCGCCCGTCGCCTTGTGGACGCCGGCGCGTGCGTCACGGGTGTGGATATTTCAGCCCGTGAAGTCCAGGCCGCCCGTGAACGGGTCCCGGAAGCCACGTTTCACGAAGCGGATTTCTACGGCGTCACCGAGGTCTTCGACACCATCGTGTGCCTGGACAGCCTGATTTACTACGAGGAAGATGACCTGGTGCAACTTCTGCGGCATCTGGGGACGCACACCCGCGAAGCACTCTACTTCACCTTCACGCCCAGCACGGCTTTCTTCAAGGTGATGCATGCTGTCGGAAAGCTCTTTCCCAAAGGCAACACATCCCCTGCCATTGCCCAGATCAAAGCCAGGCGGCTCTATGCGCGCCTGGCGCAGGAAACCTCGCTGCGGGTGCACCGCGCCGTCCATATCAGCTCCAGCTTTTACCAGACCACTCTGGTTGAATTGCGACCCGATGAACTTCCGAGCCAGTGA
- a CDS encoding FHA domain-containing protein, producing MKSEPASVARSASPSSGKPGEPPVDIPPTLVAPPVVPPTVVAQPAVPPPVPPTVVAQPVVPPTVVAQPAVPPPVPPTVVAQPSVSTPVPPTVVAQPVVPPTVVAQPAVPPPVPPTVVAQPSVPPPVPPTVIARSPAAGGAADTVVCDQCGKINPATNSFCAGCGAPLPSPLMKTIVRTSERPPTRVARLCLIQEGGGDGEVYEIKGDELTIGRNSGDIRFPHDGYMSGRHARIIRRGDEFILQDDNSRNGTFKKIDGPVTLKSGDILLIGKQLFRFEV from the coding sequence TTGAAATCTGAGCCGGCTTCCGTAGCGCGCTCGGCTTCTCCAAGCAGCGGAAAGCCGGGGGAACCTCCGGTTGATATTCCGCCGACGCTTGTGGCGCCACCGGTTGTTCCGCCGACTGTGGTTGCCCAGCCAGCGGTACCGCCGCCCGTGCCGCCGACAGTCGTGGCCCAGCCGGTTGTTCCGCCGACTGTGGTTGCCCAACCAGCGGTACCGCCACCCGTGCCGCCAACCGTAGTGGCTCAACCGTCTGTATCCACGCCCGTGCCGCCGACAGTCGTAGCCCAGCCGGTTGTTCCGCCGACTGTGGTTGCCCAACCAGCGGTACCGCCGCCTGTGCCGCCAACCGTAGTGGCTCAACCGTCGGTGCCCCCGCCTGTGCCACCCACGGTCATCGCGCGTTCCCCGGCAGCCGGTGGCGCGGCTGATACGGTTGTCTGTGACCAGTGCGGCAAAATCAATCCGGCGACCAACAGTTTCTGTGCTGGCTGTGGAGCACCTTTGCCCTCTCCGCTGATGAAGACCATCGTCCGTACGTCGGAACGCCCCCCAACGCGGGTAGCGCGTCTGTGTCTCATCCAGGAAGGCGGCGGAGACGGGGAAGTTTATGAAATCAAGGGGGATGAGCTGACGATTGGACGCAACTCAGGCGATATCCGATTTCCGCATGATGGCTACATGTCCGGCCGGCATGCCCGCATCATTCGCCGTGGCGATGAATTTATTCTTCAGGATGACAACTCGCGCAACGGCACGTTCAAGAAAATTGACGGCCCCGTGACACTTAAGTCCGGTGACATCCTGCTGATCGGAAAACAGTTGTTTCGCTTTGAGGTGTAG
- a CDS encoding protein phosphatase 2C domain-containing protein: MTNQRLGLAGRDSSLSPEVAQHRLGKLGTLLIVSDGMGGAAAGEVASEMAVDIVAREMLRQVHAGVPSREAMRRAADRANAAIWERSQNESAIRGLGATLTAVHLCGQEATVSQVGDSRAYLIREGTIRQLTEDQSWANAVKKSGVSQVVNVPNNIILQALGTQQVVNTEITTEVIHPNDILLLCSDGLSNKVEEHELLSYVVTSSSLDAAAEALVKLANDRGGEDNITVVIARLSTVDDPDTISASRATQLLVSEPSGENVMPVGVGRATSDLPSGHPTLANFTVTTESNRTTTTTAHPTTGPAASTSADRWPSLPASELPSSPTASAVETPASPTMPSPQSLSRNGKLFVLLALAAVGVIILAGVAAMIWVLQSRAEKERTGRTEPRPHPVLAPIGLPSATPETPPLTPPSVESGGADGIGRADGLSLDDVEKELDQIEQQVRSVERRLDQIAGQDAERQNCKKRGEQLAALKEALKRHRQKQARADDPSVNDIQKEMQAIAQWLDTLPASLREMKTPDNKLPSPPGTRPVDELRRTVERTVEGLTNNASQFIRHP; this comes from the coding sequence TTGACCAATCAACGGCTTGGTTTGGCGGGCCGTGATTCATCCCTGTCTCCTGAAGTGGCGCAGCACCGGCTGGGTAAGCTGGGCACTCTGCTGATTGTCAGTGACGGAATGGGCGGCGCGGCCGCCGGGGAAGTCGCCAGTGAAATGGCGGTGGACATTGTCGCCCGTGAAATGCTGCGCCAGGTACACGCGGGTGTGCCCTCACGCGAAGCCATGCGCAGGGCGGCCGATAGAGCCAACGCGGCCATCTGGGAGCGATCGCAGAATGAAAGCGCCATCCGCGGGCTGGGGGCAACGCTCACGGCTGTTCACTTGTGTGGGCAGGAGGCGACGGTCTCACAGGTCGGAGACTCACGGGCATATCTCATTCGTGAGGGGACGATTCGGCAGCTTACAGAAGACCAATCCTGGGCCAATGCTGTCAAAAAGTCCGGTGTCAGTCAGGTAGTCAATGTCCCAAACAACATCATCCTGCAGGCACTTGGCACCCAACAGGTGGTCAACACGGAAATCACCACAGAAGTCATTCACCCGAACGACATCTTGCTGCTGTGCAGTGATGGCCTTTCCAACAAGGTCGAGGAGCACGAACTGTTGAGTTATGTCGTTACCTCCAGTTCACTCGACGCTGCGGCTGAAGCCTTGGTCAAGCTGGCTAATGACCGGGGCGGTGAAGACAACATCACCGTGGTGATTGCACGACTTTCCACTGTGGATGATCCCGATACCATCTCGGCATCCCGTGCGACCCAACTTCTGGTTTCTGAACCATCAGGGGAGAATGTGATGCCGGTTGGTGTTGGCCGTGCCACTTCTGACCTGCCTAGCGGGCACCCAACGCTTGCCAATTTCACGGTCACAACCGAGAGTAACCGCACGACAACGACGACGGCGCATCCAACCACCGGCCCCGCCGCCAGCACCTCAGCGGACCGATGGCCGTCCCTGCCGGCATCGGAGTTGCCATCGTCACCCACCGCGTCGGCTGTGGAAACGCCGGCGTCACCGACGATGCCTTCGCCCCAAAGTTTGTCAAGGAACGGCAAGCTCTTTGTCCTGTTGGCGCTGGCGGCCGTGGGAGTGATTATCTTGGCTGGTGTTGCAGCCATGATTTGGGTCTTGCAGTCGCGGGCCGAGAAAGAGCGGACTGGCAGGACAGAACCACGGCCACATCCGGTGCTGGCACCCATCGGTTTGCCATCGGCTACGCCGGAGACGCCACCACTGACTCCGCCGTCAGTGGAATCGGGCGGTGCCGATGGGATTGGACGGGCTGATGGCCTATCGTTGGATGACGTCGAGAAAGAACTGGACCAGATCGAGCAGCAGGTGCGGAGTGTCGAACGTCGGCTTGACCAAATCGCAGGCCAGGATGCTGAGCGTCAAAACTGCAAGAAGAGAGGCGAGCAACTGGCTGCGCTCAAAGAAGCGCTGAAGCGTCACCGCCAGAAGCAGGCCAGAGCGGATGATCCTTCTGTGAATGACATTCAAAAAGAGATGCAAGCTATCGCACAGTGGCTTGATACGTTGCCTGCGTCGCTCCGTGAAATGAAAACACCCGATAACAAGTTGCCGTCGCCTCCCGGCACCCGTCCGGTTGACGAACTCCGGCGCACGGTCGAACGAACGGTTGAAGGGCTGACAAACAACGCCTCGCAGTTCATCCGGCATCCCTGA
- a CDS encoding MalT transcriptional regulator family protein: protein MVIESPPQSKSSPVRPHARTYHRAYLNNLLANHFHTPLVVIEAPAGYGKTTLLSAVTHRSGAQVGWLALDAADAALNTFIANVCAALYRLPIVPDYQVLDTQDIRSAVKLVVSSMRELGIETLVLDNFEHVADVPAINQLIEQVAAELPPPVQLIIATQRTPIFKRAGRSRVTRLDVTESDLRFDPEDVVGYFAQVARYEVSADEGGLIVERTQGQAAAVNLVLQVAYGLPSYLRINFEMLLPAASQAVMVSLLRECLRRAPVAFDEAIHLLRSGADTPASQALYQFLAAANCLVHTLDDEARTLVIHPLLRELSTRL from the coding sequence ATGGTGATTGAGTCTCCGCCGCAATCGAAGTCGTCACCGGTACGGCCGCACGCGCGGACTTACCACCGGGCCTATCTGAACAACCTGCTGGCCAATCATTTCCATACGCCCCTCGTGGTCATCGAGGCGCCGGCCGGGTACGGCAAGACGACCCTGCTGAGTGCCGTGACGCATCGCTCCGGGGCACAAGTCGGCTGGTTGGCACTGGATGCTGCCGATGCTGCCCTGAATACCTTCATAGCCAACGTTTGCGCGGCGCTCTACCGCCTGCCAATCGTGCCCGACTACCAGGTTCTGGATACTCAGGACATTCGTTCGGCTGTCAAGCTTGTGGTGAGCAGCATGCGCGAGTTGGGTATCGAAACCCTGGTGCTGGACAACTTCGAGCACGTTGCCGATGTCCCGGCCATCAATCAGTTGATTGAGCAGGTGGCGGCTGAGTTGCCGCCGCCTGTGCAGCTCATCATTGCAACACAACGTACGCCGATCTTCAAACGTGCCGGTCGCAGCCGGGTGACACGTCTCGATGTCACCGAGTCGGATTTGCGTTTTGACCCGGAAGATGTCGTTGGTTATTTCGCCCAGGTGGCACGCTATGAGGTTAGCGCCGATGAAGGCGGGCTGATTGTCGAGCGGACGCAGGGACAGGCTGCCGCTGTCAACCTTGTCTTGCAGGTGGCTTATGGTCTGCCGTCGTATCTGCGCATCAACTTTGAGATGTTGTTGCCTGCTGCCAGCCAGGCGGTGATGGTGTCACTGTTGCGAGAATGTCTGCGGCGCGCGCCCGTGGCCTTTGATGAAGCCATTCACCTTCTCAGGAGCGGCGCGGACACGCCAGCGAGCCAGGCACTCTATCAGTTCCTGGCGGCTGCCAACTGTCTGGTACACACCCTCGATGATGAAGCGCGCACACTGGTCATTCATCCACTGCTGCGGGAGCTTTCCACCCGCCTGTAA
- a CDS encoding universal stress protein produces the protein MFEKILLATDGSETALKAARAAGELASKTNGSITLLFVMEPFNEMAYISLPGYELGIDPEKVARFQRESANAVLERTAEVLKPFGVPFVTRYEIGTPSATIVSVAENEGFEVIVVGSRGRGPIASFLLGSVCDRVMHRAHCPVLVIK, from the coding sequence ATGTTTGAGAAAATACTCTTGGCAACCGATGGCTCTGAGACGGCGTTGAAAGCGGCCCGGGCCGCAGGTGAATTGGCCAGCAAAACCAACGGCTCCATCACACTGCTGTTTGTGATGGAGCCATTCAATGAAATGGCCTACATCAGCCTGCCCGGTTATGAGTTGGGTATTGACCCGGAAAAGGTCGCCCGTTTCCAGCGGGAATCCGCCAATGCGGTTCTGGAGCGCACGGCGGAAGTCCTGAAACCGTTTGGCGTGCCCTTTGTCACGCGCTATGAAATCGGCACTCCTTCCGCGACCATCGTTTCTGTGGCGGAAAACGAAGGGTTCGAGGTCATTGTCGTCGGGAGTCGTGGGCGTGGGCCGATTGCTTCGTTTTTGCTCGGCAGCGTGTGTGATCGCGTCATGCATCGGGCACACTGCCCGGTGTTGGTCATCAAATAG
- a CDS encoding cryptochrome/photolyase family protein: METIWILGDQLVRCHPAFERVERSTARVLMIESAAHARRVRYHKQKLVFLFSAMRHYAEELRAQGWTVDYYREQPDFEAGLVAYLRQHRPSRIWLMEPNEYGVAELLKRLVAAHGLSLDILPTTMFISDRASFAARAQGKKTLVLENFYRRMRQMTGLLMEPDGEPTGGTWNYDRENRQVPPPDHRFPPLPRYAPDAITREVMDWVRRDFPDGYGVIEPFHWATTRAEAEDAYQDFIEHRLDLFGPYEDAMVRGQAALYHTLVSPYVNVGLLDPLVAARQAEQAYRAGKARLNSVEGVIRQFIGWREFIYQIYWLRMPEMAQANFFGDTRPLPHYYWDGETRMQCLRETITQLQQTGHTHHIQRLMVLGNFALLAGVLPQAVNEWFWLAYIDAYEWVTLPNVLGMSLYADGGFLATKPYVASAAYINRMSDYCQGCAYNPKQRHGEGACPFNSLYWDFLDRHRAKLFPNQRMRMMYAAWDNMDPQERTATLAWAATLLTRLEEL; encoded by the coding sequence ATGGAAACCATCTGGATTCTGGGCGATCAGTTGGTGCGCTGCCATCCGGCTTTTGAACGGGTGGAACGCTCCACAGCCAGGGTGCTGATGATTGAGTCAGCCGCCCATGCACGACGGGTGCGCTACCACAAGCAGAAGCTCGTCTTTCTCTTTTCAGCCATGCGGCACTATGCGGAAGAACTGCGCGCCCAAGGGTGGACGGTGGACTACTACCGTGAACAGCCCGATTTTGAAGCCGGTCTCGTGGCCTATCTCCGCCAGCACCGTCCAAGCCGCATCTGGCTCATGGAACCCAACGAATACGGGGTTGCCGAACTACTGAAACGCCTTGTTGCCGCGCATGGACTGTCACTTGACATCCTGCCGACGACCATGTTCATCAGCGACCGGGCATCGTTTGCCGCCCGGGCGCAGGGAAAGAAAACGCTCGTTCTGGAAAACTTCTACCGGCGCATGCGGCAGATGACGGGGCTGCTGATGGAGCCGGACGGCGAACCGACGGGCGGCACGTGGAACTATGACCGGGAAAATCGCCAGGTGCCGCCGCCGGACCATCGGTTTCCGCCTCTGCCCCGCTATGCCCCGGATGCCATCACCCGTGAGGTGATGGACTGGGTACGACGGGATTTCCCCGATGGTTACGGCGTCATCGAACCCTTCCACTGGGCCACGACCCGCGCCGAGGCCGAAGATGCCTACCAGGATTTCATCGAACACCGGCTTGATCTTTTTGGCCCCTATGAAGATGCCATGGTGCGCGGGCAGGCTGCGCTGTACCACACTCTGGTATCACCTTATGTCAATGTCGGCCTGCTTGATCCGCTGGTAGCGGCCAGGCAGGCCGAGCAGGCGTACCGTGCCGGAAAAGCCCGGCTCAACTCCGTGGAAGGCGTCATCCGGCAGTTCATCGGCTGGCGGGAGTTCATCTATCAAATCTACTGGCTGCGCATGCCGGAAATGGCCCAGGCCAACTTCTTTGGCGACACCCGTCCACTGCCGCACTACTACTGGGATGGCGAGACGCGGATGCAGTGTCTCCGGGAAACCATCACCCAACTTCAGCAGACCGGACACACGCACCACATTCAGCGCCTTATGGTGCTGGGCAACTTTGCGCTGCTGGCCGGAGTGCTGCCACAGGCAGTCAACGAGTGGTTCTGGTTGGCGTACATAGACGCCTATGAGTGGGTCACGCTGCCCAACGTGTTGGGCATGTCACTGTACGCCGACGGCGGCTTTCTGGCCACAAAGCCTTACGTGGCCAGTGCTGCCTACATCAACCGCATGAGCGATTACTGCCAGGGCTGTGCCTACAACCCGAAGCAGCGCCATGGAGAAGGTGCTTGCCCGTTCAACAGCCTGTACTGGGACTTTCTCGACCGACACCGTGCCAAGCTGTTTCCAAACCAGCGCATGCGCATGATGTACGCTGCCTGGGACAACATGGACCCACAGGAACGCACCGCCACACTGGCCTGGGCCGCCACGCTGCTCACCCGTCTGGAAGAGCTTTAG
- a CDS encoding bifunctional UDP-sugar hydrolase/5'-nucleotidase, whose amino-acid sequence MRNRRLLVVVGLAWLLSSSTLWWSAVAQTPSVPAHVLGTDDKAAFAIHFSGEMHANLDTCGCPANPSGGLHRRVTMAQAFRANFAETPLLELSVGAIFNDQGVLLNPPFKDVLVQNDYALRGYSAYPFDAVNLTYQDLRVLHQYFTTQAAKQAAANFPVLKAYVSANATPAVNEKTHIALPRFVIKEVKSPHIPKNHKLRIGITGVCEQAPSEGTGYVWRDPATALKEVLPELKKQADVVVVLAYLPLDQAKTLAAELEGIDVMIVGHTQPSLLTLETVGNTAVVVNNYETKALGELRAYIADDGKRTYSSRFILLDATIPSEPNALKIVREAKAAIEEARRSMVQATP is encoded by the coding sequence ATGCGAAACCGTAGGTTATTGGTAGTGGTTGGTTTGGCCTGGCTGCTGAGCAGCAGTACGCTGTGGTGGTCAGCCGTGGCACAGACGCCCTCCGTGCCGGCGCATGTGCTGGGAACAGACGACAAGGCCGCCTTCGCCATTCACTTTTCCGGCGAAATGCACGCCAATCTCGATACCTGTGGCTGCCCGGCCAATCCCAGCGGCGGACTTCACCGCCGCGTGACCATGGCGCAGGCGTTCCGCGCAAACTTTGCCGAGACACCGCTGCTGGAACTCTCTGTCGGGGCTATCTTCAACGACCAGGGGGTATTGCTCAATCCCCCCTTCAAGGATGTCCTCGTTCAGAACGACTATGCCCTGCGCGGGTATAGTGCCTATCCCTTCGACGCCGTCAACCTGACCTATCAGGATTTGCGGGTACTGCACCAGTATTTCACCACCCAGGCTGCCAAGCAGGCGGCGGCGAATTTTCCCGTGCTGAAAGCTTACGTTTCGGCCAATGCCACGCCGGCCGTGAACGAGAAGACGCACATTGCCCTGCCGCGCTTTGTCATCAAGGAAGTGAAATCACCGCACATTCCAAAGAACCACAAGCTGCGGATCGGGATTACCGGGGTGTGCGAGCAGGCACCCAGCGAAGGTACCGGCTATGTCTGGCGTGACCCCGCCACGGCGCTCAAGGAAGTGCTCCCGGAGCTGAAAAAGCAGGCGGATGTGGTGGTTGTGCTGGCCTACCTGCCCCTCGACCAGGCCAAGACACTGGCGGCGGAACTCGAAGGGATAGATGTCATGATTGTCGGGCACACGCAACCTTCACTGCTCACGCTGGAGACCGTGGGAAATACGGCCGTGGTCGTCAACAACTATGAAACCAAGGCGCTTGGGGAGCTGCGGGCCTATATAGCCGACGACGGCAAGCGGACGTACAGCAGCCGCTTCATCCTGCTCGATGCGACGATTCCCAGTGAGCCAAACGCCCTGAAAATCGTCAGAGAAGCCAAGGCGGCCATTGAGGAAGCGCGGCGCAGCATGGTGCAGGCTACGCCCTGA
- the tyrS gene encoding tyrosine--tRNA ligase has product MMTLFDELTWRQLVQDYTPDLPRHLTEHHPLTVYAGFDPTAPSLHVGNLLPLLTLVRFQRAGHRPIALAGGGTGLIGDPSGKTAERPLLDADTIAANVQAIERLLSRFLDFSGTNAACLVNNLEWLGHLPLLTFLRETGKHFSINMMLGKESVRRRLETGISYTEFSYMLLQARDYLELYDRYDCTLQIGGSDQWGNITAGIELIRRLRGSSVHGLTMPLITKADGTKFGKTEQGAVWLTDDRTSPYEFYQFWFNTEDASVINYLKAFTFLSAAEIADLEAAVATAPEKREAQRSLAAAVTEFVHGAAGLRTALAATNILFGGDPITDIDADTLLAVFHDAPSTEVPAALFADDGALPSDLAVAARLVSSKSEARRLIEGGGLYFNNQRVESVHARITRERLIGGQYGVLRKGARTYHLLRVVGTP; this is encoded by the coding sequence ATGATGACACTTTTCGATGAACTGACCTGGCGGCAACTGGTTCAAGACTACACGCCCGATCTCCCCCGGCACCTGACGGAGCACCACCCCCTCACTGTCTATGCCGGCTTTGACCCGACGGCACCCAGCCTGCACGTCGGCAATCTTCTGCCGCTTCTGACCTTGGTGCGCTTTCAGCGCGCCGGCCACCGCCCCATAGCGCTGGCCGGCGGTGGCACAGGTCTCATCGGCGACCCCAGCGGCAAGACGGCCGAACGCCCGCTTCTGGATGCAGACACCATTGCGGCCAACGTGCAGGCTATTGAACGCCTTCTATCCCGGTTCCTTGACTTCTCCGGCACCAATGCCGCCTGCCTCGTCAACAACCTGGAATGGCTCGGCCACCTGCCGCTGCTGACGTTTCTCCGCGAAACCGGCAAGCATTTCTCCATCAACATGATGCTGGGCAAGGAATCTGTCCGGCGTCGCCTGGAGACAGGAATCTCCTACACCGAGTTCAGCTACATGCTGCTTCAGGCACGCGACTATCTCGAACTGTACGACCGCTATGACTGCACCCTGCAAATCGGCGGCAGCGACCAGTGGGGCAACATCACGGCCGGCATTGAACTCATCCGTCGCCTGCGCGGAAGCAGCGTCCACGGGCTGACCATGCCCCTCATCACCAAGGCCGATGGCACGAAGTTCGGCAAAACCGAACAGGGTGCCGTGTGGCTGACCGATGACCGCACATCCCCGTATGAGTTTTACCAGTTCTGGTTCAACACCGAAGATGCCAGTGTCATCAACTACCTGAAAGCTTTCACGTTTCTGTCGGCTGCAGAGATAGCCGACCTGGAAGCGGCCGTGGCGACAGCGCCGGAAAAACGGGAGGCCCAACGTTCGCTGGCAGCAGCCGTCACGGAATTTGTCCACGGCGCAGCCGGCCTGCGGACGGCGCTGGCGGCCACCAACATCCTGTTCGGCGGGGATCCCATCACGGACATTGATGCGGACACCCTGCTTGCCGTCTTTCACGATGCACCTTCAACTGAGGTCCCGGCGGCGCTGTTTGCCGACGACGGTGCACTGCCATCCGATCTGGCTGTAGCCGCCAGGCTGGTCAGCTCAAAGAGCGAAGCGCGCCGTCTTATCGAAGGGGGCGGACTGTACTTCAACAACCAGCGGGTCGAGTCCGTCCACGCCCGTATTACCCGCGAACGGCTGATTGGCGGGCAGTATGGCGTTCTGCGCAAAGGGGCGCGTACGTATCACCTGCTGCGGGTGGTGGGTACACCCTAA